In one window of Henckelia pumila isolate YLH828 chromosome 1, ASM3356847v2, whole genome shotgun sequence DNA:
- the LOC140863729 gene encoding flowering time control protein FPA: MAPIEKAVPNPSQFPVGSSSSANSNPPSNNLWIGNVSLSVTEAELKALLENHGKVDSLTLYPSRNYAFVYFREIDNAVSAKQGLQGYVLHGNPLKIEFAKSAKPCKSLWVAGISQSITKEELEKEFHRFGKLQEFRFLRDRNTAYVDYVTLDDAAKALRGMNGKRIGGDQLRVDYLRSHSSKREQGPDSQFLNRSMGPSDFRWMTQNPLKIHSEPSLVGSKRQNFLSVGQQNGNSQPTNILRISYPPASIIEEDMIHNAMILFGEIERIKTFADRNDAFVEFRSIEEARRAKEGLQGKLFNDPRISIEYFSGELGPENDYIPHHPGVEGQLREFPFRPVQMDIPGLNHPVIPINNPGHQALRPPIGPHGTFDPALPGPEFSDTALVHKLQNLAPQTLIGGANWRRSSPASGIVSSPRAGLIFPNRSASAAWEDFDDSQHRESKRPRSDTALPFARVENQGAFDEQYGLISLSSGGASGSLTRVGGVGQRLAESDCIWRGIIAKGGTLVCHARCVSIGEGLSVDIPEVVNCSARTGLELLGKHYEEAIGFNIVFFLPDSEEDFAPYTEFLRYLGSNDRAGVAKFEDGTTLFLVPPSDFLTKVLKVSGPERLYGVVLKFHQQAPSSASVNSQSVHPRYVNTHQTSSLQPGYSGMPQMERALPVDYSRALPEDSKVPPKPPGSVTRSSFSPPSTIVSQAGLALTPELIAALTSLQPTTSSSGSQIVSLPQSTSVLGHASKVANGPNMDATQWKQELHALDHHVQPVQHLGTQINSQLQHTPQAHTQSVSDMSSHFHQPISSYNQMHEHNISFPSQGEVLSKSMTPVIPLQSGKVTVSQVNQRYQQGSSQDIHGIDYGTDALGFYNSSVVQQPSYPMTLPHQAHGNDVAQAQSYIPQASGIGLTHKDQHLHTGSYGAVPESTETEADKNERYKTTLLFAANLLSRIHQPSGNQPGQGAGSN; encoded by the exons ATGGCGCCGATAGAAAAAGCCGTCCCGAATCCGAGCCAGTTCCCAGTTGGCTCATCCTCAAGTGCCAATTCGAACCCTCCCTCGAACAATTTGTGGATAGGGAACGTTTCATTGTCGGTCACTGAAGCGGAGTTGAAGGCGCTGCTTGAAAATCATGGGAAAGTCGACAGCTTGACGCTGTACCCGTCTCGGAACTATGCGTTTGTGTATTTCCGAGAGATCGACAATGCTGTGTCCGCCAAGCAGGGTCTTCAGGGTTACGTTCTTCATGGGAATCCGTTGAAGATTGAGTTCGCTAAATCG GCTAAACCCTGTAAGAGTCTGTGGGTGGCTGGAATTAGCCAATCCATTACCAAGGAAGAATTGGAGAAAGAATTCCATAGATTTGGAAAATTACAAGAATTCAGGTTTCTCAGGGATCGAAACACCGCCTATGTTGATTATGTTACCTTGGATGATGCTGCGAAGGCATTGAGGGGTATGAATGGGAAACGGATTGGTGGAGATCAGCTGCGTGTGGATTATCTTAGGTCGCATTCCTCCAAAAGA GAGCAAGGTCCAGATAGCCAGTTTCTAAATAGGAGCATGGGGCCTTCCGATTTTCGTTGGATGACACAAAATCCTTTGAAAATTCATTCTGAGCCAAGTCTCGTTGGATCAAAACGGCAAAAT TTCCTTTCAGTGGGACAGCAGAATGGAAACTCTCAGCCAACTAACATTTTGAGAATAAGCTATCCTCCTGCCTCTATAATTGAAGAGGATATGATCCATAATGCTATGATTCTGTTTGGGGAGATAGAGAGAATAAAGACATTTGCAGACAGGAATGATGCCTTTGTAGAATTTAGAAGCATTGAAGAAGCCAGGCGTGCCAAAGAAGGGCTGCAGGGCAAGCTTTTTAATGATCCTAGAATTTCTATTGAGTATTTCAGCGGCGAGCTTGGTCCTGAAAATGATTACATCCCTCATCATCCTGGAGTTGAAGGTCAGCTTAGAGAATTTCCATTTCGACCTGTTCAGATGGACATACCTGGCCTTAACCATCCTGTAATACCTATCAATAATCCTGGACATCAAGCATTGAGACCACCTATAGGTCCTCATGGAACTTTTGACCCAGCTCTTCCGGGCCCAGAATTTAGTGACACAGCTCTGGTTCATAAATTACAGAATCTTGCTCCTCAAACACTGATTGGGGGTGCAAATTGGAGAAGATCATCTCCCGCATCTGGGATAGTCTCCTCTCCTCGTGCTGGCTTGATATTTCCAAACAGATCTGCTTCTGCTGCATGGGAAGATTTTGATGATAGTCAACATAGAGAATCTAAAAGGCCAAGGTCTGACACCGCTTTGCCTTTTGCAAGAGTGGAAAATCAAGGAGCATTTGACGAACAATATGGGTTGATTTCACTCAGTAGTGGTGGAGCATCTGGTTCTTTAACCAGGGTTGGTGGAGTGGGGCAACGTCTTGCTGAGAGTGACTGCATATGGAGGGGGATAATTGCTAAGGGTGGGACGCTTGTTTGTCATGCTCGTTGTGTTTCTATTGGAGAAGGGCTCAGTGTTGATAT TCCTGAAGTGGTTAACTGTTCTGCACGAACTGGATTGGAATTGTTGGGCAAACATTATGAAGAAGCTATTGGGTTTAATATAGTTTTCTTCTTACCCGACAGTGAAGAGGATTTTGCTCCATATACAGAGTTTCTGAGGTATCTGGGTTCAAATGACAGGGCTGGGGTAGCGAAGTTTGAAGATGGCACAACCTTATTTTTGGTGCCTCCATCTGATTTTCTGACTAAAGTTCTGAAAGTTTCTGGACCAGAGCGCCTTTATGGAGTAGTTCTAAAGTTTCATCAACAAGCCCCTAGTAGTGCTTCTGTGAATTCCCAATCAGTCCATCCTCGTTATGTGAATACGCACCAAACTTCTTCCTTGCAACCAGGATATAGTGGCATGCCTCAGATGGAAAGGGCTTTGCCTGTGGATTATTCCAGAGCTTTGCCTGAGGATTCAAAAGTACCTCCGAAACCTCCTGGTTCTGTGACCCGCAGTTCATTCTCTCCACCCTCCACAATAGTTTCTCAAGCTGGTTTAGCTTTGACGCCAGAACTTATTGCTGCTTTAACTTCGTTGCAACCAACTACTAGTTCTTCTGGTTCGCAAATTGTATCTTTACCCCAGTCAACCTCTGTGCTGGGACATGCATCAAAGGTTGCTAATGGTCCAAACATGGATGCTACACAGTGGAAGCAAGAACTTCATGCCCTAGACCACCATGTTCAGCCTGTACAACATTTAGGTACCCAGATCAACTCCCAACTGCAACATACGCCACAGGCTCACACTCAATCGGTTTCAGATATGAGTAGCCATTTTCACCAACCGATCAGCTCATACAACCAAATGCATGAGCACAATATCAGTTTTCCATCTCAAGGAGAAGTTTTATCTAAATCAATGACTCCTGTAATTCCACTGCAAAGCGGAAAAGTTACAGTTTCACAAGTTAACCAGCGATATCAACAAGGAAGTTCTCAGGACATTCATGGCATAGATTATGGAACAGATGCTTTAGGGTTCTATAATTCATCTGTTGTTCAGCAACCGTCGTATCCTATGACGTTACCCCATCAGGCTCATGGTAATGATGTCGCACAGGCACAGTCCTATATACCCCAGGCTTCTGGTATTGGCCTAACTCATAAAGACCAACATCTTCACACTGGTTCATATGGGGCAGTTCCAGAAAGTACTGAAACTGAGGCTGATAAAAATGAACGGTACAAGACGACACTGTTATTTGCAGCCAACCTTCTCTCTCGGATACACCAACCATCTGGTAATCAACCTGGGCAGGGTGCAGGGAGTAATTGA